The DNA region ACGGCCTGGCGCCGCAGCGTACCGGCGACAAGGTACGGATCGTCATTGCGCCGGAAACGGTGCATCTCTTCGGCCAGGACGGCCAGGCGATCGTCAACGGCTCGCTGATCTGACAGCGGGACGACCGGTCCCATAGTTTTCAAAAGGCCCGGAAAGCTCTGCTTTCCGGGCCTTTTTTGCATGTCCACCATCGCGGACATTGAAAGGGAGAAAAGAAGACTTTAAAGAGAAGGTTTAACGGATGGCCGTTGCGGAACCGTCACAGGGCGCGTTTCGCGGACTATGCAAGGGATGCCCTATGCGCTTGACCCAGCAAACCAGCTATTCGATCCGCGTCCTTCTTTATTGTCAGGCCAATAATGAAGGGACGAGCCGGATCCGCGATATCGCCACGACCTATGGCATATCGGAACTGCACCTCTTCAAGATCATGCATGTCCTCGTTGAGTCGGGTTTCATCGAGACGATCCGCGGTCGCAATGGCGGCATCCGCCTCGCGAAACCCGCGAGCGAGATCACGGTCGGCGCCGTCGTCCGCGCGACCGAGAGCAATTTCTTTTTGACGGATTGCTTCGATACGACCAATCGCGATTGCCCGCTGGTTGACTCCTGCGGCGTCAACCGCGTGCTCAGCGAGGCGCTCAGGGCCTTCTTCGCCGTACTCGACAGCTACACCATCGCTGACGTCGCCTCCGATCGCGGACAGCTTCGCGGCCTGCTCGACCTTGGCGGCGCCGAGGCCCTGCACCCGCTCATGGCCGCATCCTTCGCAACACCATCCTGACGCCGTTCGCACCGAATTATATTGACTTTCATACTCATGTTTTTCTAGTTGCGTGAGGCCCGCTGGTATCGGCGCGGCTCTCATTGGCAACGAGGTGAAACATGTCGGTTCGGTGCGGCGACAGGCGCGCTTCTCTTTCCGCAATAGGCGCTGGCGCCATCGCGCTGCTGGGCGCGACCCTGATGACGGGCGGCGCCGCCGTCGCGCAATCCGGCGATCCGGTCATCGCGCTGGAACTCAACGACGCGGCCGCCAACGCCAAGGCATGCCGCCTCTCCTTCGTCATCGCCAATAAGCAGACGATCGATATCGACGACATGGCGCTTGAACTGGTGTTGTTCGACAAGGATGGCCGCGTCGAGCGCTTCGTCGTCGTGCGCAGCGGCAAGGTCCCGGCCGCCAAGAATCGCGTCCGGCAGTTCGATATCGCGGAGACAGCCTGCGCCGATATCGGCAGGGTTCTGCTGAACGATGTCAAGGAATGCAAGGGCGACGGGCTGACGCCGCCGCTGTGCAGCGATCGCATCCAGGCGTCGAGCCGCGCCGCCATCGGCTTCGAGAACTAGAACCGCCGGAGTTCCGTGATGCTGCGTCGGCGCTGGATCGTCGCGATCGGGTTGTCGTTCTTCGCCCATGCCGGATTGGTGCTGGCGCTGACACCGTCCGATGAGGCGG from Kaistia algarum includes:
- the rirA gene encoding iron-responsive transcriptional regulator RirA, producing the protein MRLTQQTSYSIRVLLYCQANNEGTSRIRDIATTYGISELHLFKIMHVLVESGFIETIRGRNGGIRLAKPASEITVGAVVRATESNFFLTDCFDTTNRDCPLVDSCGVNRVLSEALRAFFAVLDSYTIADVASDRGQLRGLLDLGGAEALHPLMAASFATPS